One Actinosynnema pretiosum DNA segment encodes these proteins:
- a CDS encoding acyl-CoA dehydrogenase family protein yields MTARRSPWMTEDLDQLRSLARTFFAKEAVPHQERWAEQKQVDRDFWLKAGELGLLCLSVPEEYGGGGGTFAHEAVLLEEQARSGDSAWGGSVHNGIVAHYLLAYGTEEQKREWLPKLASGEHVGAIAMSEPGAGSDLQGITTRARRDGDGYVLSGSKTFISNGAQADLVIVAAKTDPERGAAGISLLVVETARAEGFRRGRVLDKLGLKGQDTSELFFDDVRLPASALLGGEGQGFVQLMQQLPQERLVIAVSSVAGIEAALELTLDYVKQRSAFGRELIKFQNTRFTLAECATEARVSRAFVDECVGLHLRGELDVPTAAMAKWWSTERLCRVVDECVQLFGGYGYMTEYPIARAWADARVQKIYGGTNEIMKEIIARSL; encoded by the coding sequence ATGACCGCGCGCCGATCACCGTGGATGACCGAGGACCTCGACCAGCTGCGCTCGCTCGCCAGGACGTTCTTCGCCAAGGAGGCCGTGCCGCACCAGGAGCGGTGGGCGGAGCAGAAGCAGGTCGACCGCGACTTCTGGCTCAAGGCTGGGGAGCTGGGGCTGCTGTGCCTGTCGGTGCCCGAGGAGTACGGCGGTGGCGGCGGCACGTTCGCCCACGAGGCCGTGCTGCTGGAGGAGCAGGCGCGGTCCGGCGACAGCGCGTGGGGCGGCAGCGTCCACAACGGGATCGTCGCCCACTACCTGCTCGCCTACGGCACCGAGGAGCAGAAGCGCGAGTGGCTGCCCAAGCTCGCCAGCGGCGAGCACGTGGGCGCGATCGCGATGTCCGAGCCGGGGGCCGGGTCGGACCTGCAGGGCATCACCACGCGGGCGCGGCGCGACGGCGACGGGTACGTGCTGTCCGGCTCGAAGACGTTCATCTCCAACGGCGCTCAGGCCGACCTGGTGATCGTGGCCGCCAAGACCGACCCGGAGAGGGGCGCGGCCGGGATCTCGCTGCTGGTGGTGGAGACCGCGCGGGCCGAGGGCTTCCGGCGCGGGCGGGTGCTCGACAAGCTCGGGCTCAAGGGGCAGGACACCTCGGAGCTGTTCTTCGACGACGTCCGGCTGCCCGCCTCCGCGCTGCTCGGCGGCGAGGGGCAGGGGTTCGTGCAGCTGATGCAGCAGCTGCCGCAGGAGCGGCTGGTGATCGCGGTGTCGTCGGTGGCGGGCATCGAGGCGGCGCTGGAGCTGACCCTGGACTACGTGAAGCAGCGGTCCGCGTTCGGGCGGGAGCTGATCAAGTTCCAGAACACCCGGTTCACCCTCGCCGAGTGCGCGACCGAGGCCCGCGTGTCGCGCGCGTTCGTCGACGAGTGCGTGGGGCTGCACCTGCGCGGGGAGCTGGACGTGCCCACGGCGGCCATGGCCAAGTGGTGGTCGACCGAGCGGCTGTGCCGGGTCGTGGACGAGTGCGTGCAGCTCTTCGGCGGGTACGGGTACATGACCGAGTACCCGATCGCGCGCGCGTGGGCGGACGCGCGCGTGCAGAAGATCTACGGCGGCACCAACGAGATCATGAAGGAAATCATCGCGAGGAGCCTGTGA
- a CDS encoding GNAT family N-acetyltransferase, protein MELIRLTPGSWRTWRDIRLTALASDPVAFGPVLERERGHTEQDWRTSLLPEQGVRVVARDAGAGAEGSVGLVAAIPHWEDSGVLYLFSLWVRPEARGRGVGAALVGDVLAWAGEHGWPVVRLRVSPGNEVARRLYLRAGFTGEGEHLERGPGGVPERAGAPSPAAVSSAAADRAER, encoded by the coding sequence GTGGAACTGATCAGGCTCACCCCCGGCTCGTGGCGGACCTGGCGCGACATCCGGCTGACCGCGCTGGCCAGCGACCCGGTCGCGTTCGGGCCGGTGCTGGAGCGGGAGCGCGGGCACACCGAGCAGGACTGGCGGACCTCGCTGCTGCCCGAGCAGGGCGTGCGGGTCGTCGCGCGGGACGCCGGGGCGGGCGCGGAGGGCTCGGTGGGGCTGGTGGCCGCGATCCCGCACTGGGAGGACAGCGGGGTGCTGTACCTGTTCTCCCTGTGGGTGCGGCCCGAGGCGCGCGGGCGCGGGGTGGGCGCGGCGCTGGTGGGCGACGTGCTGGCGTGGGCGGGCGAGCACGGGTGGCCGGTGGTGCGGCTGCGGGTGTCCCCCGGCAACGAGGTGGCGCGCAGGCTGTACCTGCGGGCGGGGTTCACCGGCGAGGGCGAGCACCTGGAGCGCGGGCCCGGCGGGGTCCCCGAGCGGGCGGGCGCGCCGTCCCCGGCGGCGGTGTCCTCCGCAGCGGCGGACCGCGCCGAGCGGTGA
- a CDS encoding acetyl-CoA C-acetyltransferase — MTDALIFDAVRTPRGRGKRGSLHSVKPISLVSGVLSALAARNDLDTSAVDDVLLGVVSPVGEQGGDIARTAVLAAGWDVRPAGVQLNRFCASGLEAVNLAAAKVASGFEDLVVAGGVESMSRVPMGSDGGAWMADPETSAATRFVPQGVSADLIATLEGFSREDVDAFAVRSHQRAVLARDKGWFERSLVPVVDRNGTVVLDHDEAIRPETSLEGLAGLKPSFQFHGDLGYDLVAIDRYPQVERISHVHTPGNSSQIVDGAAAVLLGSERVGRELGLTPRARVLAASVVGTEPTIMLTGPAPAARKALDRAGLTVEDIDLFEVNEAFSSVVLRFQRELGVPDEKVNVNGGAIALGHPLGATGAMILGTLLDELERRDLRRGLATLCVGGGMGIATIIERV, encoded by the coding sequence ATGACCGATGCCTTGATCTTCGACGCGGTGCGCACACCGCGCGGCAGGGGGAAGCGGGGGTCGCTGCACAGCGTGAAGCCGATCTCCCTGGTGTCCGGGGTGCTGTCGGCGCTGGCGGCCCGCAACGACCTGGACACCTCGGCGGTGGACGACGTCCTGCTGGGCGTGGTGTCGCCGGTCGGCGAGCAGGGCGGGGACATCGCCCGCACGGCGGTGCTGGCGGCGGGCTGGGACGTGCGGCCCGCGGGTGTGCAGCTCAACCGGTTCTGCGCCTCCGGGCTGGAGGCGGTGAACCTGGCGGCGGCGAAGGTGGCGTCCGGGTTCGAGGACCTGGTGGTGGCGGGCGGCGTCGAGTCGATGTCGCGGGTGCCGATGGGCTCGGACGGCGGCGCGTGGATGGCCGACCCGGAGACCAGCGCGGCGACCCGGTTCGTGCCGCAGGGGGTGAGCGCGGACCTGATCGCGACCCTGGAGGGGTTCAGCCGGGAGGACGTGGACGCGTTCGCGGTGCGCTCGCACCAGCGGGCGGTGCTGGCCCGCGACAAGGGCTGGTTCGAGCGGTCGCTGGTGCCGGTGGTGGACCGCAACGGCACGGTGGTGCTGGACCACGACGAGGCGATCCGGCCGGAGACCTCACTGGAGGGCCTCGCGGGGCTGAAGCCGAGCTTCCAGTTCCACGGCGACCTGGGCTACGACCTGGTGGCGATCGACCGGTACCCGCAGGTCGAGCGGATCTCGCACGTGCACACGCCGGGCAACTCCTCGCAGATCGTGGACGGGGCGGCGGCGGTGCTGCTGGGCAGCGAGCGGGTCGGCCGGGAGCTGGGGCTCACGCCGAGGGCGCGGGTGCTGGCGGCGTCCGTGGTGGGCACCGAGCCGACGATCATGCTGACCGGTCCGGCCCCGGCCGCGCGCAAGGCGCTGGACAGGGCCGGGCTGACCGTGGAGGACATCGACCTGTTCGAGGTCAACGAGGCGTTCTCGTCGGTGGTGCTGCGGTTCCAGCGGGAGCTGGGCGTGCCGGACGAGAAGGTCAACGTCAACGGCGGCGCGATCGCGCTCGGGCACCCGCTGGGCGCGACCGGGGCGATGATCCTGGGCACGCTGCTGGACGAGCTGGAGCGCCGGGACCTGCGGCGGGGGCTGGCGACGCTGTGCGTGGGCGGCGGCATGGGCATCGCGACGATCATCGAGAGGGTCTGA
- a CDS encoding 3-hydroxyacyl-CoA dehydrogenase NAD-binding domain-containing protein: protein MAIRYERDAEGVVTLTMDMSGSANVMNAEYQEAMGAAVDRLEAERDEITGVVLTSAKKTFFAGGDLNLLVSVTRENSAEVLAGVSDVKAQLRRLEKLGRPVVAAIAGAALGGGLEIALACHHRVVLDDDRIRLGLPEVTLGLLPGGGGVTRMVRMLGLQAALPLLVEGKQLRPKRALEAGFVDELASSKEELIAKARAWIAANPEPVRPWDRKGHTVPGFRPFDPQSYGVLAAAPAVLHKRTRGAFPAPEKILAAAVEGALVDFDTALVVEDRYFLELVSGQVAKNMIGTFWFQLNEIGAGGSRPSGVERTSVAKVGVLGAGMMGAGIAEVTARAGIPVVLKDVTLEAARRGAGETPGITPTDSDADLAGCDLVIEAVFEDRELKNRVLADAGSAALDGAVIASNTSTLPITGLAGAVADPERFIGLHFFSPVPRMRLVEIIRGERTSDETLARAFDYVLRIGKTPIVVNDSRGFYTSRTFGAYVTEAIAMVGEGVAPALVENVAKRAGMAVGPLAVSDEVTLTLQLRIRDQAVADGAGGAGGAGVRVVEELVAEGRTGKSGGAGFYEYPEGGRKFLWPGLARYGRADAGVTERDVEDRLLFVQTLETVRCLDEGVLTSVRDANVGSVFGFGFAPWSGGTLQFANAYGLAAFVERADYLADTYGERFRPPSSLRERAKSGEDYR, encoded by the coding sequence ATGGCCATCCGCTACGAGCGGGACGCCGAGGGCGTCGTCACGCTGACCATGGACATGTCGGGCTCGGCGAACGTGATGAACGCCGAGTACCAGGAGGCGATGGGCGCGGCCGTCGACCGGCTGGAGGCCGAGCGCGACGAGATCACCGGGGTGGTGCTGACCTCGGCGAAGAAGACGTTCTTCGCGGGCGGGGACCTGAACCTGCTGGTGTCGGTGACGCGGGAGAACTCCGCCGAGGTGCTGGCGGGCGTGTCGGACGTGAAGGCCCAGCTGCGCAGGCTGGAGAAGCTCGGCAGGCCCGTGGTGGCGGCGATCGCGGGCGCGGCGCTGGGCGGCGGGCTGGAGATCGCGCTGGCCTGCCACCACCGGGTGGTGCTGGACGACGACCGGATCAGGCTGGGGCTGCCCGAGGTGACGCTGGGGCTGCTGCCAGGCGGCGGCGGGGTCACCAGGATGGTGCGGATGCTCGGGCTCCAGGCCGCGCTGCCGCTGCTGGTGGAGGGCAAGCAGCTCCGCCCGAAGCGCGCGCTGGAGGCCGGCTTCGTCGACGAGCTGGCGTCCTCGAAGGAGGAGCTGATCGCCAAGGCGCGGGCGTGGATCGCGGCCAACCCGGAGCCGGTGCGGCCGTGGGACCGCAAGGGGCACACCGTCCCCGGCTTCCGGCCGTTCGACCCGCAGTCGTACGGGGTGCTCGCGGCGGCCCCCGCCGTGCTGCACAAGAGGACCAGGGGCGCGTTCCCCGCGCCGGAGAAGATCCTGGCGGCGGCCGTGGAGGGCGCGCTGGTCGACTTCGACACCGCGCTCGTGGTGGAGGACCGGTACTTCCTGGAGCTGGTGTCCGGGCAGGTCGCCAAGAACATGATCGGCACGTTCTGGTTCCAGCTGAACGAGATCGGCGCGGGCGGGTCGCGACCGTCCGGTGTGGAGCGGACCTCCGTGGCGAAGGTGGGCGTGCTCGGCGCGGGCATGATGGGCGCGGGCATCGCCGAGGTGACCGCGAGGGCGGGCATCCCGGTGGTGCTCAAGGACGTGACGCTGGAGGCCGCGCGGCGCGGCGCCGGTGAGACCCCCGGCATCACGCCCACCGACTCGGACGCCGACCTAGCCGGGTGCGACCTGGTGATCGAGGCCGTGTTCGAGGACCGGGAGCTGAAGAACCGGGTCCTCGCGGACGCCGGGTCCGCCGCGCTGGACGGCGCGGTGATCGCGTCCAACACCTCGACGCTGCCGATCACCGGGCTCGCCGGGGCGGTGGCGGACCCGGAGCGGTTCATCGGGCTGCACTTCTTCTCGCCGGTGCCGAGAATGCGGCTGGTGGAGATCATCCGGGGCGAGCGGACCTCGGACGAGACCCTGGCCCGCGCGTTCGACTACGTGCTGAGGATCGGCAAGACGCCGATCGTGGTCAACGACAGCCGGGGCTTCTACACCTCGCGCACGTTCGGCGCGTACGTCACCGAGGCCATCGCGATGGTCGGCGAGGGCGTGGCGCCCGCGCTGGTGGAGAACGTCGCCAAGCGCGCCGGGATGGCCGTGGGGCCGCTCGCGGTGTCCGACGAGGTGACGCTGACGCTCCAGCTGCGCATCCGCGACCAGGCCGTGGCCGACGGCGCGGGCGGCGCGGGCGGCGCGGGCGTGCGGGTGGTGGAGGAGCTGGTCGCCGAGGGGCGGACCGGCAAGTCCGGCGGGGCCGGGTTCTACGAGTACCCCGAGGGCGGGCGGAAGTTCCTGTGGCCGGGGCTGGCCCGGTACGGGCGCGCGGACGCCGGGGTCACCGAGCGGGACGTCGAGGACCGGCTGCTGTTCGTCCAGACCCTGGAGACGGTGCGCTGCCTGGACGAGGGGGTGCTCACCTCGGTGCGCGACGCGAACGTGGGCAGCGTCTTCGGGTTCGGGTTCGCGCCGTGGAGCGGCGGGACGCTCCAGTTCGCCAACGCCTACGGGCTGGCGGCGTTCGTGGAGCGGGCCGACTACCTCGCGGACACCTACGGCGAGCGGTTCCGGCCGCCGTCGTCGCTGCGCGAGCGGGCCAAGTCGGGCGAGGACTACCGGTAG
- a CDS encoding AraC family transcriptional regulator — MLTRTVAIHYVTAALRGARRAGRPVDPLLGAAGIGPALLADTRARVTPEQYTRLIQALWDDLDDEFMGLAPRRSKRGTFATMCLLAVHCPSLESALRRGMAFYDLFDVEPAPALRADPTAPTASLELDTGALDDPDRFLVESLLVLWHRFSSWLIGRRIPLRSVRLAHPEPPHAAEYHLIFGCPLRFDAGVTALEFDTRFLRMPVAQDEAALRRFLRNSPAELLSRRDHGAATSGQVRRELGSGAPGLPEVAARLGVSAATLRRRLTAEGTTFREVREQLLRDQAVASLVRGGESVEELALRLGFSEASAFHRAFKRWTGSSPGAYRTGAAPRYR; from the coding sequence ATGCTCACCAGGACCGTCGCCATCCACTACGTCACCGCGGCCCTGCGCGGCGCGCGCCGCGCGGGCAGACCCGTCGACCCCCTCCTCGGCGCCGCGGGCATCGGCCCCGCCCTGCTCGCCGACACCCGCGCCCGCGTCACCCCCGAGCAGTACACCCGCCTGATCCAGGCCCTCTGGGACGACCTGGACGACGAGTTCATGGGCCTGGCCCCGCGCCGCAGCAAGCGCGGCACGTTCGCCACCATGTGCCTGCTCGCCGTGCACTGCCCGTCGCTGGAGTCCGCGCTGCGCAGGGGGATGGCGTTCTACGACCTGTTCGACGTCGAGCCCGCGCCCGCCCTGCGCGCCGACCCGACCGCCCCCACCGCCAGCCTCGAACTGGACACCGGGGCGCTCGACGACCCCGACCGCTTCCTGGTCGAGTCGCTCCTGGTGCTGTGGCACCGCTTCTCGTCCTGGCTGATCGGCCGCCGCATCCCGCTGCGCTCGGTCCGGCTCGCCCACCCGGAACCGCCGCACGCCGCCGAGTACCACCTGATCTTCGGCTGCCCGCTGCGGTTCGACGCGGGCGTCACCGCGCTGGAGTTCGACACCCGCTTCCTGCGGATGCCGGTCGCCCAGGACGAGGCCGCGCTGCGCCGGTTCCTGCGCAACTCGCCCGCCGAGCTGCTCTCCCGCCGCGACCACGGCGCCGCCACCTCCGGCCAGGTCCGCCGCGAGCTGGGCTCCGGCGCGCCCGGACTGCCGGAGGTGGCGGCCAGGCTCGGGGTGAGCGCCGCGACGCTGCGCCGCAGGCTCACCGCCGAGGGCACCACGTTCCGCGAGGTCCGCGAGCAGCTGCTGCGCGACCAGGCGGTGGCGAGCCTGGTGCGCGGCGGCGAGTCGGTGGAGGAGCTGGCGCTGCGCCTGGGCTTCTCCGAGGCCAGCGCCTTCCACCGGGCGTTCAAGCGCTGGACGGGCAGCAGCCCCGGCGCGTACCGCACCGGGGCCGCCCCGCGCTACCGGTAG
- a CDS encoding GNAT family N-acetyltransferase produces the protein MDPTPKTWRLRFELPDSPGALARVSIRLAARDCNVLALSAIPVPGGVVDELVVTTGPGVLPADLVEEIRAEGARAVGITRADVRDLVDAPAAALRAASAALTDPAALAEALRSVLGADWVRALPKPPEQDGNTAHLLSSDGVTVVARRAWTPFTEVELTRARALAELVGATGASAPTGTVTGDGMAVVIRTGLPSDEAAVAALHGRCSKRSLFARYHAGVSALPRRWLHRLLAPPRGTALVAQCADRVVAIGQLIRTSEPEVAEVSVLVEDEWQRRGIGAALLAQLARAARADGRRELVAWCLPEETGLRRAAERAGLVCSARREDGALRVSIAVRGDAEVRGDAEVRGDAEVRGDAEGFAVGGERGALPGRVAAEAVRRTGTA, from the coding sequence ATGGACCCGACACCGAAGACCTGGCGGCTGCGGTTCGAGCTGCCCGACAGCCCCGGAGCCCTGGCCAGGGTGAGCATCAGGCTCGCCGCGCGCGACTGCAACGTGCTGGCCCTGTCGGCGATCCCGGTGCCCGGCGGCGTGGTGGACGAGCTGGTGGTGACCACCGGGCCGGGCGTGCTGCCCGCCGACCTGGTCGAGGAGATCCGCGCCGAGGGGGCCCGCGCGGTCGGGATCACCCGCGCCGACGTGCGCGACCTGGTCGACGCGCCCGCCGCCGCGCTGCGCGCCGCCTCCGCCGCGCTGACCGACCCGGCCGCGCTGGCCGAGGCGCTGCGGTCGGTGCTGGGCGCGGACTGGGTGCGGGCGCTGCCCAAGCCTCCGGAGCAGGACGGGAACACCGCGCACCTGCTGTCCTCGGACGGGGTGACCGTGGTCGCCCGGCGCGCGTGGACGCCGTTCACCGAGGTGGAGCTGACCAGGGCGCGGGCGCTGGCGGAGCTGGTGGGCGCGACCGGGGCGAGCGCGCCGACCGGGACGGTGACCGGCGACGGGATGGCCGTGGTGATCCGGACCGGGCTGCCCTCGGACGAGGCGGCGGTGGCCGCGCTGCACGGGCGGTGCTCGAAGCGGTCGCTGTTCGCCCGCTACCACGCGGGCGTGAGCGCCCTGCCGCGCCGCTGGCTGCACCGGCTGCTGGCCCCGCCGAGGGGGACGGCGCTGGTGGCGCAGTGCGCGGACCGGGTGGTGGCGATCGGCCAGCTGATCCGCACCTCCGAGCCCGAGGTGGCCGAGGTGTCGGTGCTGGTGGAGGACGAGTGGCAGCGGCGCGGGATCGGGGCGGCGCTGCTGGCGCAGCTGGCGCGGGCGGCGCGCGCGGACGGGCGCCGGGAGCTGGTGGCGTGGTGCCTGCCGGAGGAGACCGGGCTGCGGCGCGCGGCGGAGCGGGCCGGGCTGGTGTGCTCGGCGCGGCGCGAGGACGGGGCGCTGCGGGTGTCCATCGCGGTGCGCGGGGACGCCGAGGTGCGCGGGGACGCCGAGGTGCGCGGGGACGCCGAGGTGCGCGGGGACGCCGAGGGGTTCGCGGTGGGCGGTGAGCGCGGCGCGCTGCCGGGGCGGGTCGCGGCGGAGGCGGTGCGGCGCACCGGGACGGCGTGA
- a CDS encoding LacI family DNA-binding transcriptional regulator has protein sequence MSVQSHVNARPTLEDVAARAGVSRATASRVLNASPRVSPEAQEAVTAAARDLGYQPNQAARALVTRRSGAVAVVFSEPEPKIFDDPHFAWLTRAAARALADADVQMVLMLAHSPQDQDRAQRFLQGGHVDGALVFAPHKGDRLLALARKLPLPVVYAGRPWGSLRGLNSVDHDNTGGGELATRHLMSLGREVIASVTGPLDELAAADRLAGWRRALGADDERTALLTEDGGFSREGGKRAMAALLGRAPDLDAVFVASDLMAAGALDALREAGRRVPEDVAVVGFDDHPSIAPHTTPALTTVRQDTGNQVSHMVAHLLRLLSGEQVRAKRQVLPTELVRRESA, from the coding sequence GTGTCCGTCCAGTCGCACGTGAACGCCCGCCCCACGTTGGAGGACGTGGCAGCACGAGCGGGTGTCTCCCGTGCGACCGCGTCGCGGGTGCTCAACGCGTCCCCGAGGGTGAGCCCCGAGGCGCAGGAGGCGGTGACGGCGGCGGCGCGGGACCTCGGCTACCAGCCCAACCAGGCCGCGCGGGCGCTCGTGACGCGGCGCAGCGGCGCGGTCGCGGTGGTGTTCTCCGAGCCCGAGCCCAAGATCTTCGACGACCCGCACTTCGCCTGGCTCACCAGGGCCGCCGCCCGCGCGCTGGCCGACGCGGACGTGCAGATGGTCCTGATGCTCGCGCACTCGCCGCAGGACCAGGACCGGGCGCAGCGCTTCCTGCAGGGCGGCCACGTGGACGGCGCGCTGGTGTTCGCCCCGCACAAGGGCGACCGGCTGCTCGCGCTGGCCCGCAAGCTGCCGCTGCCCGTGGTGTACGCGGGCAGGCCGTGGGGCTCGCTGCGCGGGCTGAACTCGGTCGACCACGACAACACCGGCGGCGGTGAGCTGGCGACCAGGCACCTGATGTCGTTGGGGCGCGAGGTGATCGCCTCGGTCACCGGCCCGCTGGACGAGCTGGCCGCCGCGGACCGGCTGGCCGGGTGGCGGCGCGCGCTGGGCGCGGACGACGAGCGGACCGCGCTGCTCACCGAGGACGGCGGTTTCTCCCGCGAGGGCGGCAAGCGCGCCATGGCGGCCCTGCTGGGGCGGGCGCCGGACCTGGACGCGGTGTTCGTGGCGAGCGACTTGATGGCGGCGGGCGCGCTGGACGCCCTGCGCGAGGCGGGCAGGCGGGTGCCGGAGGACGTGGCGGTGGTGGGCTTCGACGACCACCCGTCGATAGCGCCGCACACCACCCCCGCGCTGACGACGGTCCGCCAGGACACCGGGAACCAGGTGTCGCACATGGTGGCGCACCTGCTGCGGCTGCTCAGCGGCGAGCAGGTCCGCGCCAAGCGCCAGGTGCTCCCGACCGAGCTGGTGCGGCGCGAGTCGGCTTAG
- a CDS encoding ABC transporter permease produces the protein MLRTIIAGLRARTARLVLSSIAIALGVAFVTGTLVLGDAIDAGSREEYAKSSRNVAVSAQVNGDASELSSIPESALAEVRAVPGVSGADSRSTVWAALVDSKGKAREARVQSLATTPELREFDLVDGRFPQSANEIALDERGVKSTGLTIGSTTTLMSQEHGDHRLTVVGAYRQSSNPMSLGYGEQGVVTPELMARLGDEPVVTEVVALAAPGSDHAQLRDAVAAALGGEYRVRTGAQAEADTMEQLAKQGVNFTLPLLVFAAISLVVASMVIYNTFTILVAQRTKELALLRCVGANRSQVFRSVLAEALVMGLVASVLGLGAGIGVAALLQRGIGALGAGSAAGVQTPITWTTALAAFAVGVLVTVLAAVLPARKATRVAPIAALRNQIDSGDDVRRAGKLRIASAVLLVLAGAGALVVGQRAEQLEMSMFASAAGAMLLLAAVLLLGPLLVGPVNRLLGIVPGLLFGVPAKLAVGNAERNPRRTAATTAALIVGVSIVVSVTVVGGSVRETATQRLDEQYPADFTVNSSVYGRQLPVELADRLGAVPQVAQAEPTSEVYAENGYFLGVRRSALGSVVLPEVVEGSLDALGDGKLAVTDEYAKSAGITVGDRVKVGDVEKRDKAELEVVAVVTGRQIGYGLTTLGTAESVNSARPGHSNVMVKLKEGVGAADGRAALEKVTDTSPLAVISSAAETRDLINSQVDQMLGFVWALIGLAVLIALFGIANTLALSVLERTRETALLRALGLTKGQLRLMLVVESVLMALMGATIGLVLGIGVGWALTSSFGGGGIEIALDVPVGQIAVMLVAAVVAAVIAAAMPARRAARTSIVSGMAEV, from the coding sequence ATGCTGCGCACGATCATCGCGGGGCTACGGGCCCGCACCGCGCGGCTCGTGCTCTCCTCGATCGCGATCGCGCTGGGCGTCGCCTTCGTCACCGGCACCCTCGTGCTCGGCGACGCCATCGACGCAGGCAGCCGCGAGGAGTACGCCAAGAGCTCCCGCAACGTCGCGGTGTCCGCCCAGGTCAACGGGGACGCCTCCGAGCTGAGCAGCATCCCGGAGTCCGCGCTGGCCGAGGTCAGGGCCGTGCCCGGCGTCAGCGGCGCGGACAGCCGCTCCACGGTCTGGGCCGCCCTCGTGGACAGCAAGGGCAAGGCCCGCGAGGCCCGCGTGCAGTCCCTGGCCACCACCCCCGAGCTGCGCGAGTTCGACCTCGTCGACGGCCGCTTCCCGCAGTCCGCGAACGAGATCGCGCTCGACGAGCGCGGCGTCAAGTCCACCGGCCTGACCATCGGCAGCACCACCACGCTGATGAGCCAGGAGCACGGCGACCACCGGCTCACCGTCGTGGGCGCCTACCGGCAGTCCAGCAACCCGATGTCCCTCGGCTACGGCGAGCAGGGCGTCGTCACGCCCGAGCTGATGGCGAGGCTCGGCGACGAGCCGGTCGTCACCGAGGTCGTCGCGCTCGCCGCGCCCGGCAGCGACCACGCCCAGCTGCGCGACGCCGTCGCCGCCGCGCTCGGCGGCGAGTACCGGGTGCGCACCGGCGCCCAGGCCGAGGCCGACACCATGGAGCAGCTGGCGAAGCAGGGCGTCAACTTCACCCTGCCGCTGCTGGTGTTCGCGGCCATCTCGCTGGTCGTGGCCTCCATGGTCATCTACAACACGTTCACCATCCTGGTCGCCCAGCGCACCAAGGAGCTGGCGCTGCTGCGCTGCGTCGGGGCCAACCGCTCGCAGGTGTTCCGCAGCGTGCTCGCCGAGGCGCTGGTGATGGGCCTGGTGGCCTCGGTGCTCGGCCTCGGCGCGGGCATCGGCGTCGCGGCCCTGCTCCAGCGGGGCATCGGGGCGCTCGGCGCGGGCAGCGCGGCGGGCGTGCAGACGCCGATCACCTGGACCACCGCGCTCGCCGCGTTCGCGGTCGGCGTGCTGGTCACCGTGCTCGCCGCCGTCCTGCCCGCCCGCAAGGCCACCCGCGTCGCGCCGATCGCCGCGCTGCGCAACCAGATCGACAGCGGCGACGACGTGCGCCGCGCGGGCAAGCTCCGCATCGCCTCCGCCGTGCTGCTCGTCCTGGCCGGGGCGGGCGCCCTGGTCGTCGGGCAGCGCGCCGAGCAGCTGGAGATGTCCATGTTCGCCAGCGCGGCGGGCGCGATGCTGCTGCTGGCCGCCGTGCTGCTGCTCGGGCCGCTGCTGGTCGGGCCGGTCAACAGGCTGCTCGGGATCGTGCCCGGCCTGCTGTTCGGGGTGCCCGCGAAGCTCGCCGTCGGCAACGCCGAGCGCAACCCGCGCCGCACCGCCGCCACCACCGCCGCGCTCATCGTCGGCGTGTCCATCGTGGTCTCGGTGACCGTCGTCGGCGGGTCCGTCCGGGAGACCGCGACCCAGCGGCTCGACGAGCAGTACCCGGCCGACTTCACCGTCAACTCCTCGGTCTACGGCAGGCAGCTGCCCGTCGAGCTGGCCGACCGGCTCGGCGCCGTGCCGCAGGTCGCGCAGGCCGAGCCCACCTCCGAGGTGTACGCCGAGAACGGGTACTTCCTCGGCGTGCGGCGCAGCGCGCTCGGCAGCGTCGTGCTGCCCGAGGTGGTCGAGGGGTCCCTGGACGCGCTCGGGGACGGCAAGCTCGCCGTCACCGACGAGTACGCGAAGTCCGCGGGCATCACGGTCGGCGACCGGGTGAAGGTCGGGGACGTGGAGAAGCGCGACAAGGCCGAGCTGGAGGTCGTCGCCGTCGTCACCGGGCGGCAGATCGGCTACGGCCTGACCACCCTGGGCACCGCCGAGTCGGTCAACTCCGCGCGGCCCGGCCACAGCAACGTCATGGTCAAGCTCAAGGAGGGCGTGGGCGCCGCCGACGGGCGGGCCGCGCTGGAGAAGGTCACCGACACCTCGCCGCTGGCCGTGATCAGCTCGGCCGCCGAGACCAGGGACCTGATCAACAGCCAGGTCGACCAGATGCTCGGGTTCGTGTGGGCGCTGATCGGGCTGGCCGTGCTGATCGCGCTGTTCGGCATCGCGAACACGCTCGCGCTGTCCGTGCTGGAGCGCACCAGGGAGACCGCGCTGCTCCGGGCGCTCGGGCTCACCAAGGGGCAGCTGCGGCTGATGCTGGTGGTCGAGTCGGTGCTGATGGCGCTGATGGGGGCCACGATCGGGCTGGTGCTCGGCATCGGCGTCGGCTGGGCGCTGACCAGCTCGTTCGGCGGCGGCGGCATCGAGATCGCGCTGGACGTCCCGGTGGGGCAGATCGCCGTGATGCTGGTGGCGGCGGTGGTGGCCGCGGTGATCGCCGCCGCGATGCCCGCCCGGCGGGCGGCGCGCACCTCGATCGTCTCGGGGATGGCGGAGGTGTAG